The genomic interval CCTGCTCTTATTTGATACTTCACGCCACCTTGTTTTCCATCAATCGCATTCCTTTTTCTTTCCGCACCATACTTCCGGAGAATTTAAGGCCATACAGGGTTTACTGGAAAAAAGCCTTCAATCGCCACAACTGGGAGAAATCATCTTGCATGGGGAATATACATTGTTCAGTGCAGTTCCGGTAAAAGATACCAGCGGTACAGCGATAGGTATAGCGCTGGCACGGCTTCCGGCTACGCCCATGGAGTATGTATTAAATCTACGCAATGGCATTGGGAATACCGGTGAATCGTATGTAGTAGGTGCAGACTTCCGCATGCGTTCCCATTCCAGATTTTTTCCTGAAAAATCCCCCAGAGCATGGAAGTACGTACTGAAGCGGCCAGAAATGCTTTGCAAAATATAACC from Rhodocytophaga rosea carries:
- a CDS encoding cache domain-containing protein: MSTLLLITYLFYHSFKEALISRTVAQLTSINDLKQIYIQDYFEGMQQSTQLLVRNIPVTDLLQKGSAQQDTSGRNASFALLQQEFAYQDLLLFDTSRHLVFHQSHSFFFPHHTSGEFKAIQGLLEKSLQSPQLGEIILHGEYTLFSAVPVKDTSGTAIGIALARLPATPMEYVLNLRNGIGNTGESYVVGADFRMRSHSRFFPEKSPRAWKYVLKRPEMLCKI